Proteins found in one Zea mays cultivar B73 chromosome 1, Zm-B73-REFERENCE-NAM-5.0, whole genome shotgun sequence genomic segment:
- the LOC100274523 gene encoding UDP-glycosyltransferase 83A1: MAAAPHRPRVMMLPFAAQGHVMPLMELSHRLVEHGFEVVFVNTDFNHARILATMAGATPAGGIHLVSFPDGMDPDGDRTDIGKVLDGLPAAMLGGLEETIRSRDIRWVVADVSMSFALELVHTVGVRVALFSTYSAATFALRMQLPRMLEDGILDETGNVRRNERVQLDSKMPAIDASKLPWTSLGKSPESRRAMIQSTLTTNPTLSLAETIVCNTFQEVESVALARLPVPAVAIGPLEAPKSVSSAAAAGHFWAQDEACLRWLDAQAPGSVVYVAFGSLTVFDAERLQELADGLALTGRPFLWVVRPNFADGVGERWLDGFRRRVGEGRGLVVGWAPQQRVLAHPSVACFVTHCGWNSTMEGVRHGVPFLCWPYFADQFLNQSYICDLWGVGLKVCADADERGVVTKEEIRDKVARLLGDEAIKARTVALKSAACASVADGGSSHQDLLKLVNLLREK, from the exons ATGGCGGCGGCTCCTCATCGGCCTCGTGTAATGATGCTGCCCTTCGCCGCGCAGGGCCACGTCATGCCCCTCATGGAGCTCTCCCACCGGCTCGTCGAGCACGGCTTCGAGGTCGTCTTCGTGAACACAGACTTCAACCATGCCCGCATCCTCGCGACCATGGCAGGAGCGACCCCCGCTGGCGGGATCCATCTGGTCTCCTTCCCGGACGGCATGGACCCCGACGGCGACCGCACGGACATCGGCAAGGTGCTCGACGGCTTGCCGGCGGCGATGCTCGGCGGCCTCGAGGAGACGATCAGGTCCAGGGACATCAGGTGGGTGGTGGCCGACGTGTCCATGAGCTTCGCGCTGGAGCTCGTCCACACGGTGGGCGTGCGTGTCGCTCTCTTCTCCACCTACTCGGCCGCCACCTTCGCGCTGAGGATGCAACTTCCCCGGATGCTAGAGGATGGCATCCTCGACGAAACAG GGAACGTGAGAAGGAACGAGAGGGTCCAGCTAGACTCCAAGATGCcggccatcgacgcctccaagcttcccTGGACCAGCCTCGGCAAGAGCCCAGAGTCACGGAGAGCCATGATCCAGAGCACGCTCACGACCAACCCGACACTATCGCTCGCCGAAACCATCGTCTGCAACACGTTCCAGGAGGTCGAGTCCGTGGCGCTGGCCCGCCTCCCCGTACCGGCGGTCGCCATCGGCCCGCTGGAGGCGCCCAAGTCGGtgtcgtcggcggcggcggccggccaTTTCTGGGCGCAAGACGAGGCCTGCCTCCGCTGGCTCGACGCGCAGGCTCCCGGCTCGGTCGTGTACGTGGCGTTCGGGAGCCTGACGGTGTTCGACGCGGAACGGCTCCAGGAGCTGGCAGACGGGCTGGCGCTCACGGGGCGGCCGTTCCTGTGGGTGGTCCGGCCGAACTTCGCCGACGGCGTCGGCGAGCGCTGGCTCGACGGGTTCCGGCGCCGCGTTGGAGAAGGCAGGGGCCTGGTCGTCGGCTGGGCTCCCCAGCAGCGCGTGCTCGCGCACCCCTCGGTGGCGTGCTTCGTCACGCACTGCGGGTGGAACTCCACCATGGAAGGGGTGCGGCACGGCGTCCCGTTCCTTTGCTGGCCCTACTTCGCCGACCAGTTCCTGAACCAGAGCTACATCTGCGACCTGTGGGGCGTCGGGTTGAAGGTGTGCGCCGACGCCGACGAGAGGGGCGTTGTCACCAAGGAGGAGATCAGGGACAAGGTGGCGCGGCTGCTTGGGGACGAGGCGATCAAGGCGAGGACGGTGGCCTTGAAGAGCGCAGCGTGCGCCAGCGTCGCGGACGGAGGGTCCTCGCACCAGGATTTGCTCAAGTTAGTGAATCTGCTGAGAGAGAAATAG